tttcatttgatttatttgaaaaataattctcatTCCATGCAGTTTTCTTACTACTTTTCTGAGTTATTCGGGTATCTGTTTCTTCGTCATATTCTTCACTTGAAATTACATTAACCGGTTTGCGATTAAACCACCTTGCCAAACAACGAGACTGTTGAGTCAGATTTAAAAAACTTTcggataataataaaatttttattttattaaacattttcagagatttacaacaattttatGATTATATACTTCTTCTGTTTTATAAGTACTTACATTCAATTTACTTGGATCGCAAGCAACACCTATTACTGAGTATATGTAACCAGCTatacaattttgtaattttgattgCCTATACAACACATTCATTCTGGAAGAGATTATTTATAGTATAGATATTAtactttataagtatattttctattgTCATATTGTGAGAATattgtacttatttttttatgaaaacagtaaCTAAGCATTTTTCCacgttttattgttttatgtgaattggaatttaatatttttttctgtcagctattttggaaaatgattaCCTCGGTAAAATGAATATTGACCTTTTAAAAAATGAAGGATTATAGAGTTATGATTATCAGTGTTTAAAATGCACACGACTTAGAATTTGATAACAATAATCTTAGAAATAGTATACTGAGACTGACACAAACAGAAGACTGAAGTGTCAATACTGTCAATAAAAGTCAATTTTGTTGTGttgtttatctttatttatttagttatttgaaaatacaactTTCAAAGGCTCacgttttcttatttaaatggacaacttgaatatttcattttcagacTTTCCTTTTATTTGTCGTTTATGTTTATCGCGAGAAAATCTACAACATTTTGAGGAAccactgaaaaataaatttaaactttttatcGATATTCAGGTAAGTGAAAATGAGGAGATTCTAATAAACTGTGGATATTTTAGCAAAATTCATCCATAAATGAAAACACGTTGTTGGATACTTTACATGGTGATAACTATATCTGTATTGATTTCAATTTCAGGTTGACGAGTATAACAACTTACCTGAGAATATCTGTATAGCTTGTATAAAAATACTTCAAGagactgaaatattttttttgagggTGAAATTAGTTGACTCTCAATTGAAACTTATATCACAAGCCAAACATACACATAGCAGTAATGAAATATCAGACAATGAAGCTAATGATAATGATATATTCAAGGAAAGAGATGgcaataatcaattaaaaaatatcaaacaagaACCAAATCAATTAACATGCCAGTATTGTAATACACCATTTGCCACCCATGACCTGTTCACAGATCACTTTAAGGATAATGAAACctgcaaattaaaaaaatatttctgttccTTTTGTGGAAAGCAATTCAGTTTCCAGTATAAAAGAAAAGCACATATAATGGCAGAACATTTTGGAGAATTACCATATGAATGTAAGCTCTGTGgcaagaaatttaaattttcccAGAATCTTTCTAGGCATGACCGATCAATTCATAAAGGATTGAAACCATATAGATGTGAAATCTGTGGAAGAGGTATTAATTTAATCTGTTTCAGAGCAACTATGCTTACTACATAGTTCCTCTGGAATTAAGAGAATATTTAccatacttttatttatatttatagattttgCAAGActtgaaagaaagaaatatcatttgaaaattcattcatttaaaaaaccaaattGTGCCATATATTTTCCATGTAGGCATTGTGGAAAGGCATTCACTAGTCGCCGGGAATATAAGGAACACTTACAAGAACACAAAACAACTAACGAAAGTTTTGAAGACTGCTGTAATATTTGTCACAAGAAATTCTCTTCCAAATATGTGCTGCAAAGTCATATGGTTATACACAAAGGCAAGAAAGAGTTCTTGTGCACTATTTGTGGTaaagatttcttgaaaaaatgttatttagatATTCATTTGAAGATTCATTCTGGTGAAAAACCATATGAATGTAAAGAATGTGGGAAAAAATTTAGCCAACCTTCTTCATATAACAatcatttaataatacatacaggttagtatattcatatatatattttggatgTGTTAAGTTAAATGAGAATCTGATTACTAATTACTTAGAATGAGTAGGACTTCTTTTTGATAATTCATTCAAAGTAACTCAATGATTCTTTTTGTTTCAGGCGAACGTCTGCATAAATGTGAACAGtgtaataaaacttttaaacaGAAACCACACCTCAAACGTCATGAAATGCTCCATTTAGGATTGAAACCATTCAAATGTACATATTGTAACAAAAGTTTTTCTCAGGCTAGCAATCTTAAATCTCACATAAGAATACATACAGGGGAAACACCTTATCATTGTATGATATGTTCCAGGGGATTTTATGATTCTGGAAGTATGAAGAAACATATAAAAGGGTttcataaaacataataaaagtgTTAGTcatttattcatcatttttttgttaacttaACATACAGATTCACATAATTATATCcatataataatatctaatcCCTCCCAAAATATGAACTCCATACTCAAAATCATTTAgcaagtatttgaaaaaataaggtTTTTCAAACGGTTTTCtctccattatttttcatttgtaaaaaGTAGTTCCCTTATATTTACTGTCAGCTCTAGCAATTAATCCATATAATTCTGGACCACGTTGTATATTTAGTATTCTATTTTACAGATACTCAAAGgactttatttctttattaaaatttttcttcattcgtGCCCATCACAGTTTTTTCTGCATCACCTAATTTCTTTGGCACAAATTCTATATCTGGGCCTCATTGACACATTTTATTTggcaatatttaaaatttcttatccTCCTATGActatctattttttatgtagtgtCATATAGGGTTATATTTGTACTCATATTGTTTGACACTCTGTCTTCTGTAGCATTTGTGTTGTTGATAGTCCATGTGTATATTTCCGTTCTTG
This portion of the Diorhabda sublineata isolate icDioSubl1.1 chromosome X, icDioSubl1.1, whole genome shotgun sequence genome encodes:
- the LOC130451461 gene encoding zinc finger protein 501-like; translation: MDNLNISFSDFPFICRLCLSRENLQHFEEPLKNKFKLFIDIQVDEYNNLPENICIACIKILQETEIFFLRVKLVDSQLKLISQAKHTHSSNEISDNEANDNDIFKERDGNNQLKNIKQEPNQLTCQYCNTPFATHDLFTDHFKDNETCKLKKYFCSFCGKQFSFQYKRKAHIMAEHFGELPYECKLCGKKFKFSQNLSRHDRSIHKGLKPYRCEICGRDFARLERKKYHLKIHSFKKPNCAIYFPCRHCGKAFTSRREYKEHLQEHKTTNESFEDCCNICHKKFSSKYVLQSHMVIHKGKKEFLCTICGKDFLKKCYLDIHLKIHSGEKPYECKECGKKFSQPSSYNNHLIIHTGERLHKCEQCNKTFKQKPHLKRHEMLHLGLKPFKCTYCNKSFSQASNLKSHIRIHTGETPYHCMICSRGFYDSGSMKKHIKGFHKT